ACCGACCGCCCCGGCGGAAGCTCGACCGGCAGGTCAATGATCTGCGTCTCCCTGGCCAGGTGCCCGGACCAGAGCGTTTCTCCCCCGACCGCCACCGTCAGGTCACAGGACTCACGGGCCCGCAAGGCCAACGACAAGACCCCTCTCTCCGTCCGATCCAGCTTGTTCTCCACCAGGACCGTCGCCTCGCCCGGAGACCAGCGCCATTGCCTTCGACCCTTGCTTTCCAAGGGGAACCACTCGGGGCCGAAGTTCATGCTCCAGTCGGCATGACTGTCCAGCATGGCATCGGCCTCCACCCCGGTCACCACTGCCATTCGGCTCAGATGGGGCGCCGCCAAGGCCGAGGTTGCGGCCACCACCGAGATATTGCCGATCAGAAGGAGGGGAAGCCAGCGCCGCCCCCGCGGAACGGCCAGATTGAAGGCCAGGCTCAGGGGCAGGAGTACCCGGATTGTCGCCATCGGGTATCCGGCCCAGACGGCCGGTCCAAGAACCATGCCGAGGAGACAGGTGGCCAGGCCCAATCGCCACGCCCTCTCCCCGATCCGCCATCGAAAGAGGAAGAAACCCATCTGAACCGTCACACTGAGCATCATGGCCACGCGATTGACCCAGACCCGCGAGGTCCAGTCGTCCCAGAGAAAGGTGTCGCGCCAGGCCCCGAACAACCCGAAGAACGGCCAGGCGAAGTTGCGGGCGCCCAGGCTCCGGTCCGTATCCAGAATCATCCCACGCGTGGAGACGTAAAGCAGCCAGCACCCGATCGGCAGCACGATGATCAGACCGAGAAGGAGCAGGTGGGACACCCGCCATTTCCGCCAATCCGTCTCAGGCGGCAGGACGGCCGCGGCGAGGACACTGGTCTCCCGGGTGAGGGTGGCCAGGGCCAGGGCAACGGCTCCGCCGGTCATCCGGCTGCGCTCGGCCAGGGCAAGGCCGAGCGCGATCAGCAGCAGGGCCGGCCCATCCGGCAGCGCATTGCGGATGCTGTAGAGAAGACCCGCTCCGAACAGGACGCCGAACCACCGGATCCAACCCTCCGGGTCACCCGGTCGAAACCAGCGAAGCACCAGCAGGGCCAGTCCCAGCCAGGCCACCACATTGATCAGTGAAAATGCCTGGAGGATCCAGAAGGGTCGCCCCAGGCCCGCAACATGGGCAAGTGCCGGCATCAGCATCCGCCGCGTGCGGTAACTGAAGTTGTCGACCGCGTGGGGAAGATTCCGGTCCCGGAGCAGGGGATCCATCGCGACCTGGGCATAAAACTGCCCGTCGTAGCCCGCCGAGTTCTCGAGGATGAAATGGGGCGTGTTCCTGATCTGGGGCATCGCCCTGCCGGCAAACTGGGAGCCGAAGGAGATCAACTGGGTCAGTCCTTTTCCCGGCAGGGCAAAACCCGCGACGGAAAGCAGGAGAAAAACGACGGCGGCGGCCTGGGATCCGACAAGAAGGACGGCCAGGAGTTGACGCGGAAAGGGGGGCTTGGAGAAAATCATCGCGGCCTACGACGCAGGAAGGGCGAATACTTCGCGATGACATAGAGGGCCCGGACCCCGTCCCTCCAGCCGATCTTCTTCCCCTCCGCATAGGTCCGGCCATGGTAGGCGATCCCAACCTCGTAGATGGGAACCCCCATCGCCGCCACTTTGGCGGTCACTTCCGGCTCGAAGCCGAATCGCTTCTCCTCGATCTGAATCGATTGGATGACCTCCCGCCGGAAGACCTTGTAGCCTGTCTCCATGTCCGTGAGGTTGAGGTTCGTCGTCATGCTGGAAAACAGGGTGATGATCCGGTTGCCGACCATATGCCAGAAGTAGAGGACACGGTGCGGCTGCCCGCCCATGAAGCGCGATCCGTAAACGACGTCGGCATGGCCGTCGAGGATCGGCTGAAGAAGGTTCGGATACTCGGCCGGGTTGTACTCCAGATCCGCATCCTGAATCAGCACGATGTCTCCGGTCGCCCGGCTGATCCCGGTGGCAAGGGCGGCGCCCTTCCCCTGGTTCTTTTCGTGAAAGACGACGACATCCACCTGCCGGGCCAACTTGGTCTCGATCAACTCCCGGGTTCCATCCGTCGAACAATCATCGACCAGGATGATCTCCTTGTCTGCCGGCACGGCCTCGAGAACACGACCGAGCAGTACCTCGAGGGTCGAGCGCTCGTTGTAACAGGGAATGATTACCGACAATTTCATCAGACTGGGCAGCCGTGGCCTGATTGGGGGCCGACCTACCGTCCCGAATGAAGACGGCTATCCGGTCCGATGACAATCCGTTTGAAAACCCATTTCGGGGCGGATCATCCAAGCGAGGTCGGGGCCCGGAAAAGAAAAGCCCGGCACCATGCGGTGCCGGGCTCTTCACCAAACAAATAACTCCGAGATCAGGGCAGGAGCACCGTGTCGATCACATGGATGACACCGTTGGAAGTCTCAATGTCCGTCTTGATGACGTTGGCATCCCCCACCATGACCCCCGCGTCGGACACGACAATCGCAAGGGCCTTCCCGTTGACCGTCGGGGCCTCGCCCGTCGCGACATCGGCAGCCATGACCTTGGCCGGCACCACGTGGTAGGTCAGGATAGCGATCAGCTTGTCCTTGTTCTCTGGAAGCAGAAGCGAAGCGACGGTGCCTTCCGGAAGCTTGGCAAAGGCGTCGTCGGTGGGAGCGAATACCGTGAAGGGACCTTCGCTCTTGAGTGTATCGACGAGCCCGGCGGCTTGCACTGCGGCCACCAGGGTGGAGAATGATCCGGCCGAAACCGCCGTGTCGACGATGTCTGCCTTTCCATGATTCATGCCGAACGCCGTGCCGCCCATCGAGAGGGAAGTGACAAGTGCGAGTGAAGTGAGAAACCTGTTCATAACGTGTGTGTGTCTGCGGTTGATTTTGTGAATCGGGAATGTTTCCCGTCCCGAACCCTTGTTCGCCCGACCACCCGTTCCGGATGCATCATTGCCCCTGTCTGCAGGCGGCGGTCCACTTGAGGGTGGCTCCTGAAAAGCCCCGGGGCCGGAGATCGGATCGCCCGCCCTCAACCGTCCTGAAGCATTCCCTGATTGGGAGATTCAGCGAAGTGAAGGCGTTCCATCACCTCACCCAGGAGGTAGATCGAACCGGTCACCAACACGGTATCGCCGGGAGCCCCCACCGAGCAGTCTCCTGGGGAGGGAAAGAGCTGCGCCAGGTTCGATCGGTGAACGATTCCCGGGAATCCCTCCGGTACGAGCGTCTCCAGTTCGCCGAACCCGGTGGCCCGGGGTTGATGCGGCACGACCAGGAACAGTTCGGCGGCATACTCCGCGAGAACGGCAAGCAGAGCGACCGCCCGAGGACGGCCCAGGCATCCGACCACCACCTTCGGTTTGCACCCGTTCAGCGCCACCAGGTGGGCCAGATTGGCGGCCAGCCACGCGGCCGCATCCACATTGTGAGCCGCATCGAGGATGAGATGACGGCCTCCCACCTCCATCCGTTGCCAGCGCCCCGGCCAACTGACACCACCCAGCCCCGCTTTGAGCGCGGCCTCCGGGATTTCGAATCGATCCGTGAGTCGCCTGCAGATCAGGGTCGCTGTACCCGCGTTGATGCGCTGATAGTCACCCTCCAGGTTGGTCCTCGGATAATCGTCGATATGTTCGCCGAAGTGTTCGTCAACCGGGAACAGGGGCGATCCGCGTTCCAGACAGACCGACCGGATGACGTCCTCCGCTTCATCGGGAACCTGGCCGAGAACCAGCGGAATACCCGACTTGATGATCCCGGCTTTCTCCGCCGCAATTCGGGCGATGGTATCCCCCAGGATCTCGCAATGATCGAGGCCGATCGAGGTGATTGCGGTCACCGCCGGCCGGACGACATTGGTTGCATCGAGCCGGCCACCCAGGCCGACTTCGATCACTCCGACATCGACCCGCGCGCGGGCAAAGTGGAGAAAGGCCATCGCCGTCATGAACTCAAAAAAACTTGGATGATCCTCCGGGTCGATCCGGGCCATGGCCTCGGCCACGTGCTGCAATTCCCGCGTATAGGCCACGATTTCATTTTCATGGAGAATCTCCCGGTTGACCTGAATCCTCTCACCCTGCCGGACAAGATGCGGCGAGGTGAAGAGCCCGACTTTCAGACCGGTTTGCCGGAGGATGGAGTCAACCATTGCAGCAACCGATCCTTTGCCATTGGTGCCGGCAATATGCACCACCGGATACGCTCTTTCCGGATGCCCGAGCCGTTCGGACAATAGCCGCATCCGATCGATGCCGAACTTGGCACCATGGTGCTTGAGACTGAAGAGATAATCCCGGACTGCGGGGTAATCGATGAGATCGGGAGAACGATTCACAATCGCGGACGCTGGCGAAGGCGCCGATTCAGAGCAAGCCCGACCGATTGGACCGAGTCCGGCTACTTGCCCGCCATCACCGCACCCTTCGGGTCGAAACCGAAGAGCAGAAGCAGATCCCTGAGCCGTTCCCGCATTTCCGTTCGGGGAACAATCTGGTCAATCAGTCCATGCCTCAAGAGGAACTCCGAGCTCTGGAATCCGTCAGGAAGATCCTGTTGAGTCGTTTCCTTGATGACCCGGGGACCCGCGAACCCGATCAGGGCGCCGGGCTCCGCCAGGTTGACGTCGCCGAGCACGGCAAAACTGGCTGTCACGCCCCCGGTAGTCGGATTGGTCAACACGGAGAAGAACGGCAACCCGGCATCATCCAATCGGGCGAGGGCGGCACTCGTTTTGGCCATCTGCATCAGGCTGAGAATGCCTTCCTGCATCCGGGCACCGCCGGAAGCCGAGAAGATGACCAGCGGTATCTTGCGCTCAACGGCCCGTTCGATCGCCCGCGTGATCTTCTCACCCACGACCGATCCCATCGAACCGGCACTGAATCGGAAGTCCATGACCGCCAATGAAATAGGAATCTGATGGATCGCCCCCACCCCACAGACAACCCCCTCCGGAAGACCACTGCTCTTCTGGTATTTTTTCAGTCGCTCCGGATAGGGCACCGCATCGACGAACTCGAGAGGGTCCATCGGCAGCAAGCCGACGTCGAACTCCTCAAAGCTTCCCTCATCGAGCAGAAAACGGATCCGGTCCTCGGAAGTGATCGGGAAATGATAGCCACTACCCGGGACAACCTGTTGGTTGGCATCAAGTTCCTTTGCAAAGACGAGTTCTCCGGAGACCGGGCACTTCTTCCAGAGTCCCTCGGGAATGTCCCGCTTGCGAACAGTAACGGTTGAATACTTAGGTTTACTGAAAAGCGCCATGAAATGAATTCCGCTCAGATTGGATTCGAGAACCCGTTTCCACCAACTCTCACCACCCGACCCGCCCCCTCACCCATGGCCAATGGTGGCAACATCAAGCGCCCTCAGCCCGGAACGGCGAAGGACCAGTGCACAAGCGTTGAGGGTGGAACCGGTGGTGAAAACATCGTCGATGATGATGTGACGTTGATCGGTCAGTATCTGGGCATCCGCCGCCAAGGCAAAGGCATTTTTCAGGTTGGTCTGCCGCTCCCGGCGGGAGAATCGGGTCTGGGAAACCGTATCTTCCACTCGAATCAAAAGATCTGCCACCCGCGTGCCCTCTCCCACCGCCCGGGCGAGGGCGTGCGCCATGACCTCACTCTGGTTGTAGCCACGTTCCCTCCGTTTCCGGGGATGCAGGGGTACCGGCACCAGCACAGCCCCACGGAGAAAATCGGTGAAGCCCGGGCTTTCGATCGCGAGCCGGACCAGATCTCCCACCACGTATTCCGCCCGCTCATACTTGAAGGCGATGATCAGTGAGCGGACCGGGCCCTGGAAGAGAGCCGCGGTTCGGCCGGTTCCATAAACCGGGTCGAGGTGGAGACAATGCGGACAGGTCCTGGCCGATTCGACTGCCCCGAAAACCGGATAACCGCAGGTGTCGCATCGGGGTGCCACCGCATGGACAACCCGGCGACCACAGGTTTGGCAGAGGTGTCGAAAACTGTCCCCGTTCACCGCCCGGCCGCAATTGAGACAACTCCGGGGGAAGATCACATCCAGGAATCCGCCGACCCACTGTCCGCGTTTCCTCATATCAAGAATTACTTGGCACCTCCGGACGCAGTGGCCCCGAAGGTCCGGCCTCCCCGTCGCTTCGATAAAAGACCTTCTCAAGAAACAAACCGTGGGCCGGAGCGGTCTCGATCAGCGGAATGCGGTGACCGGAGGTCAGGACACGACTGACCTCCGCAACCGACAGGCGCCCCAAACCCACTTTCAGAAGGGTTCCAACCAGGCTGCGTGCCATATGATAGAGAAACCCGCTCGCCTCAACCGTGATCCGGATCCGACGCCCCCGGCGGGAGATCCGCAGGCACCGCAGATCTTTGACGGTATCCTCAATTTCATCACCATTGGACGCCCCAAACGGGGCGAAGTCGTGCCGGCCGATCAGGACAGCGGCGGCCGCCCTCATGAGGCCGAGATCCAGCGGCCCCGGCAAGGCGAGGCACCAGGCCGCTTCGTGAGGTTCGGCCCGCCCCAGGATGATCCGGTAATGATAGCGCTTCCCGGTCGCATCAAAACGGGCGTGAAATCCGTCCGCCACCTGCACGGTCGATTTCACCAGAACAGTCGGCGGCAGATGGGTGCCCAGGGCCCCGGTCAACCGCGTTCCTCCATGCCTCCACTCGCCGTCGAAATGGAATACCTGCCCCACGGCGTGAACCCCGGTATCCGTGCGCCCACTGCCATGGATGCGCACCGGACGCCGGAAAACCGATGCCAGGGCGTCTTCGATCGCATCCTGAACCGAAAGGGCATTGGCCTGACTCTGCCAGCCATGAAAGGCCCCTCCATCATAGGCACAGACACACTTCCAACGCATGATCCTTCAGCCTCCCTCCCCTTCGGGTGCCCACATTTCGAGACCCGTCCGTTGGTCGAGGAAATCCTGAAGGATGACGGCGGCCGCCATCGAATCGATCTTTCCCGAACGGCGAAGGGCGTCGTCGCGACCCTTCGGCAACGAGGTCCGCACCGTTTCCGTGGTCAATCGTTCATCCACCCGATGGACGGGCAGATCGAAACGGGCGGAAAGCTCGTCGATGAAGACATCGACCTCGCGCGCCTTGAAGCCGGCGGTCCCGTCCATGTTCAGCGGGTAACCGACAACCAGGTCGCTGATCCGGCGATCCTGAAGGATCTTTGCCAAACGGACAAATCCCTCGGCGCGATCGATCGCATCGAGCGCCGGCAGGGGCGTGGCCACGCCGATCTCGTCCCCGTAACTCAATCCGATCCGGCGTTCGCCATAGTCGATTCCGAGACAACGCATGACAAGTGTTAATGAACCCGAACCGGGAAATCAGAGCAGGTGACGATAGGCCGGATCCCGGCCCAGCCTGGTGACCAGATCCTTGATTCTCTGCGATTCCCCACGCGGACAGACCAGGGTGGCATCGGCTGTATGAATCACCACCAGATCGTCGCAACCGATCAGAGCAACGAGGTGACCCTCTCCGGAAACCACGATATTGCCCGTCCCACTCTCAATCATGACCTGCCCCCGCACCGCATTGCCGTCGCCGACGTTCTTCATATGGCGCGCCGCCGCCGGCCAGGACCCGACATCGTCCCATTCAAAACCCGCCGGAATCGTCACCACATTGTCCGCCTTCTCCATGATGGCAAAATCCACGGAAATCCGACGCAGACCCGGAAAGAATTCCCTGAGAACGGTCGCGAAATCCCCACCCGCCGCCAGGGCGGTCTCGATCGTCCGAAATCCTTCGCGCAGTTCCGGGGCGTGCCTTTCGAAGGCCTCTTCAATCGTGGAGACCTGCCAGACGAAGATGCCCCCATTCCAGAAATAGTCGCCGGAAGCCAGATAAGCCTTTGCCGTTTCCAGATCCGGCTTTTCCACGAAACGCCGGACCCGGTAGACACTCTGCTCCGCCGCGGTGGAGCAAGGCTCGCCCCGCTGGATATAACCATATCCGGTGGCCGGCTCCGTCGGGACAATCCCCAGGGTGACCAGCACCGGATCGGCTTCAGCGGCTTCAAAGGCTGCCTCGAGCGAGGTTCGAAAGGCGGCGCCATCGCGGATGACGTGATCCGCGGGCAGCATGGCCAGGGTGGCTGTCGCGCAACGGCTTCTGACCATGAGGGCCGCCAGACCGACAGCGGCCGCCGTATCTCGGCCTTCCGGTTCGGCCACGATATTCTCGGCCGGAAGATGCGGGCAAGCCTCCCTTACGGCGGCGATCTGCTCGCGATTGGTCAGGATGAGGACGTTTTCCAGCGGGACCAGCCCCGGCAAACGATTGATCGTCTGGACAAGCATCGGCTCTTCGCCGGCAATCGGGAGTAATTGCTTCGGCCGCCGAAGCCGGCTTTCCGGCCAGAAACGCTCTCCCTTCCCTCCGGCCATGACCACCACAAATCGATTCTTCATCCGCGTTACCATCTGTTCGCCGGCCGGACAGGTCAACGAGGAAGACCGGAGGCAAGGGACCGGTTGACGCACCCCGAAATCCCGGCTTCCTTTCATCCACTGCCCGTTCCCATGCCCGCCCGATCCGATTCCGACTCACCCGACTCTTCCGCTCCCGCCGCAAAGCTCTCGGCAGAGGAGACTGTCCGCTACAGTCGCCACCTCATGCTGCCGGAGATCGGTCTGGAGGGTCAAAGCCGATTGAAGCAGGCGAAGGTTCTGGTCGTGGGCGCCGGTGGTTTGGGGAGCCCTGCCGCCATATACCTGGCGGCAGCCGGCATAGGAACAATCGGACTGGCCGATTTCGACCAGGTCGAAGCCCATAATCTACAGCGCCAGATCCTTCATCGCGACCGGGATCTTGGTCGGGCCAAGACCGAATCCGGACGGGATGCCCTTGCCGAATGGAATCCGCACCTCGTCGTGCGACTGCATCCGGAGGGCGTGACTCCGGACAACGCCGTCGAGCTCTTCTCGGCCTACGACTTCATTCTCGATGGCAGCGACAATTTCCCGACCCGCTACCTGACCGCCGACGCCGCCCATCTCGCCCGGCGACCACTCGTCTACGGCAGCCTCTTCCGCTTCCAGGGCCAGGTCAGCGTTTTCGACACGGCGAGAGGCGGCCCCTGCTACCGATGCCTCTTCCCCGAAGCACCGACCGGGGAGGCCGTCCCCAACTGCGCGGAAGCCGGAGTCCTCGGCGCCCTGTGCGGAGTGATCGGCAGCCTTCAGGCCACCGAGACCATCAAGCGGATTCTGGACATCGGCCAGGGCCTGAGCGGCACCCTGCTCATTGTGGATGCCCTCGACCTGCATTTTCAAAAAATCCGCATCCGGAAGAATCCGGACTGTCCGCTTTGCTCGGTCTCGCCAGGCATCACCTCCCTGGCCTCCCACCGCAAACCACCACCCGACCCGCCCCCCATGAGCACGGACCTGCCGTTCGAAATGGACCCCGCCGAAGTCCACCTCCTGCTTCAGTCGGACCCCCTTTCCATGGTCCTCGATGTCCGTGAACCCTATGAACGGGCGATCTGCCGGATCGACGACTCCCTCGACCTGCCCATGGGGCAGATTCCCGGCTCACTGGATCAGATACCCGAGGATCGAACCCTCCTCGTTCTCTGTCACCACGGCCACCGCAGTGCAAGGGTCGTCCAGTTTCTGCGCGCCCGCGGCTACGAGAAGGTCGTCAATATCCGCGGCGGCATCGATGCGTGGTCACGGACCGTCGATCCGAAGATCCCCCGTTATTAGGACCAGGCCGCGGCAGGGCCCAACGGTCGGAAGGGCACACCCTTCAGTCCGTGTATTTCACGCCCGGATACGCGCTGAGGTAGTCTTCAAAAGCCCGCTTCAATCGCCTGGATACCGTGCCGGCTCCCGTGCGGTAGCCCTTCCCGCCGATCCCCGCAACCGGCACGATATCACGGGTGGTCGATGCGATGAAACATTCGTCAAAGGCCTCGATCTCCGTGCCCGGGATTCTCCGTTCAATCAGTTGGAGGCCCTCGGGGCGCTCGATCCGGTAAAGGAGCAATTGCCGCGTCACTCCGCCCAGGATACCGCTGGACAGGGGTGGCGTCACCACCCGGCTGCCCTTGACAAAAAACAGATTGGCGGTGGCGGCCTCGGTCACATCCCCGGCCTGATTGAACATGACGACATCATCGGCTCCCGCCTCCTTCGCCTCCCGCAGGCAAAGGAGATTGTTCATATAGTTTCCGGTCTTCGAAGAGGGATCCACCGCCGTCCGCAGATTGCGCTGAAAACGCCGGGCCGGATGCAGACGGAGTCCGCCTTCCAATTGGGCCGGGCTCAATTCGGTCAGCTTCTGCACATAAAGGAAATAGCGGGCCCGATCGGCCAAAGCGGAATCCAGACCGATCGGTCCGCTGCCGCGCGAGATCTGTAGGCGGATATAGCAGGCGCCCGACCATGAAGTCACCTGCCTGTAGGCCGCGATCGTCCGGGCGATTTCCCGGATCGCCGTTGATCGGTCCACCGGAAGGACGAGGCCGATCGCTCCGGCGGAACGCTCCAGACGTTCCCAATGCTCACCAAAGGCGAAGACGTGCTCGCCAAACGTCCGCCAGACTTCATAAACCGAATCTCCATAAAGAAAACCCCGATCCAGCGGGGAGATCGAGGGTTGGGAGGCATCGTGAAGCATCCCGTTTGAATTGGCCTGGATATAGGGCATCGATATTTCCATGAGGATGGTCGCTTCCCCGGAAAAAGGAAAGCCCGGCCGCATCGCAGCCGGGCTCTTTAATGGAGAATTCTGTCGACCTCAGCTCTTCTTGGTGAGACCGGCTGCTTTCTTGATGTTCTGAACGGTCGGAACGGAAACACCGAACTGAGCCGCCACCGCACCGCTGGTTGCCCCGCCCTTGACTGCCGCGATGACGCCATCGCGGATTTCCGGCGTGATCGTGGTCCGCTTGCGGCGCCCGCCCGCCTTCCTGGCAGCCTTCTTGGCAGGCGCCTTTTTCGCGGCCTTTGCCGGTGCTTTCTTGGCGGCCTTCGGAGCCTTCCTGCTCGACGACCTGGCGGCCGCTTTGCGCTTGGTTCGGGTCGCCTTCTTCGGAGCACCAAGACCCTGTAATTTCTTGATCAGATCAGAACGACTCTCGTATCCCAGCATCGAATGGAGATTCTCAAGCATTGATTGCCCGAGTGCTTCGAGTTTTGATTTCTGATGATCGATCTCTTTGAGAATTTCAGTTAACATAAGCTATAATTTATCAAAGCACATTCAATAAAGGCAATCCTATTTCGATCTGTCTTTTCCTATACAACCGTATCTGCGTCAGGCTCGCCCCGCTCCAGATCAATCGATCATCACACGGTCCAGAGAAACCGATCCGGGCTTCAGAATTCCAAGCGTCTCCAGTTGTTCAATCTGTGTCGCAAATCGATCACGTGATATCCGACCGACCGTGTCCATATCGCCTTCAGGCCCGGTGGCGAGTTTCTCCGAGAGAATCATCCCCCGGGAAAACTCAAGGTAGTCGGGGGTGACCTTCGGATTGATTTGCAGCATGATCGCATGGGCGGGTCCGGGATCCCCCGTCAGGTAGCTTCGATAACCCCTGATGTAGGCACGAAGGAATGCTTTGGTCGCTTCGGGATGATCACGGACAAAATCCCGATTGCCGATGATCACGGTATAGGCATCAAACCCCGCGTCCCATGCGTAGAGGAATTTCGGCGTGACCCCCTGCTGCTCGAGAAAGAACGGCTCCGCTATATAGAATCCCTGCTGGATAAACCCGGGGTCTGCGATGAACTGGGCGAGCCCGAAATTCTGCGGAATGACATTGAAATCGATCCGGTATTTCTGACGCAGGTAGGCCAGGAACGCCCATTCCGGCCGGGCCATGATCGTCTTTCCGTTCAACTCCTCAAAACTGGATATCGGATTGCTCTGATGGAGCATGAGAACCGAGGGATCGTGCTGAAAGACAGCGGCCACGTTGATGAGGGGAAGGCCTTGGGCCATTGCCAGCAGTGTGTTGGTGGAATCCGATTGGCCGAACTGCGCCTGCCCGGTCGCGATCTTCTGGTGAACAAAAGCGTTCGCCCCACCCTGGACCAGTCGGACATCCAGTCCCTCCTCGGTGAAATACCCCAGGGCTTCGGCCTGGTAAAAGCCGCCGTGCTCCGGTTCAGCCACCCAGTCCAACTGAACCACGATGGTGCCGGGGTCCGATCCCGTGACCGCCGATTCCGACCGATCACTGCGCGCGCAACCGAATGAGAGTAGCAGGAAGAACCCTGAGACAGCAGCTGAGACAAATCGATTCATACAGAATACCTACCCTGCCTCGGGAAAAGCACAAATCAATCCATCAGACTCCTAAAGGCGGATCCGAATGCAGGCGACCCCCTCTCCGTGCGCCGCGGCCGCACCGACCCGCGTTCCTCTATATCGTCATGGCCGCGTAGCCACCGTCCACCACGATCTCGGTTCCCGTGACAAAGGATCCCGCCCTGGAAGCCAGCAGAAGAGTCGCCCCGACCAGCTCGGAAGCCTCACCGAAACGTTTCATCGGCGTGTGTCCCATGATGCTGGACACCCGGTCCGGGGTGAGGACCTTGCGGTTCTGTTCTGCCGGAAAGAAACCCGGGACAATGGTGTTCACCCGGACTCCGGAGGGCGCCCATTCGCGGGCGAGGTTCTTTGAAAGATTATGGATGGCCGCCTTCGACATTGAATAGGTGAAGACCCGGGAGAGCGGGATCAGGCCCGACATGGAGCCGACATTGATGATCGAACCGGACTTCTGCCCGACCATGGTCTTCCCGAAAACCTGGCACGCGCCAAAGACCGCCTTCACGTTGATGTTCATGATCCGATCGAATT
This sequence is a window from Opitutaceae bacterium. Protein-coding genes within it:
- a CDS encoding aminotransferase class IV → MEISMPYIQANSNGMLHDASQPSISPLDRGFLYGDSVYEVWRTFGEHVFAFGEHWERLERSAGAIGLVLPVDRSTAIREIARTIAAYRQVTSWSGACYIRLQISRGSGPIGLDSALADRARYFLYVQKLTELSPAQLEGGLRLHPARRFQRNLRTAVDPSSKTGNYMNNLLCLREAKEAGADDVVMFNQAGDVTEAATANLFFVKGSRVVTPPLSSGILGGVTRQLLLYRIERPEGLQLIERRIPGTEIEAFDECFIASTTRDIVPVAGIGGKGYRTGAGTVSRRLKRAFEDYLSAYPGVKYTD
- a CDS encoding ABC transporter substrate-binding protein, which produces MNRFVSAAVSGFFLLLSFGCARSDRSESAVTGSDPGTIVVQLDWVAEPEHGGFYQAEALGYFTEEGLDVRLVQGGANAFVHQKIATGQAQFGQSDSTNTLLAMAQGLPLINVAAVFQHDPSVLMLHQSNPISSFEELNGKTIMARPEWAFLAYLRQKYRIDFNVIPQNFGLAQFIADPGFIQQGFYIAEPFFLEQQGVTPKFLYAWDAGFDAYTVIIGNRDFVRDHPEATKAFLRAYIRGYRSYLTGDPGPAHAIMLQINPKVTPDYLEFSRGMILSEKLATGPEGDMDTVGRISRDRFATQIEQLETLGILKPGSVSLDRVMID
- a CDS encoding SDR family oxidoreductase is translated as MNNENYLKNIFGLDDSVAVVIGGTGELCGAMAEGLAGAGAHVVLVGRSEEKARIRRQRIESAGGSASFLAAEISERVGLEKLHDSVMEAYGRVDILVNGAGVNSPTPFLDISEEEFDRIMNINVKAVFGACQVFGKTMVGQKSGSIINVGSMSGLIPLSRVFTYSMSKAAIHNLSKNLAREWAPSGVRVNTIVPGFFPAEQNRKVLTPDRVSSIMGHTPMKRFGEASELVGATLLLASRAGSFVTGTEIVVDGGYAAMTI